Below is a genomic region from Drosophila kikkawai strain 14028-0561.14 chromosome X, DkikHiC1v2, whole genome shotgun sequence.
tAAGCGAATCccgagaaaaacaaaacacaaatataaaaaaacatttgttgCGAATAAAGCGGCGCAGAGAAAGGAGAAAAGAAAGAACCGCTCCTCCGCTTGCAGAGCAGCGGCTTTTGGCCAAGTGATCATCATCAACGCTTTttgtgtcctttttttttgcagtttgcagtttgttacctttttttttgttggtatttctttttttttctgcgtgtgtgtgtgctccaCTTGCGATCGATAATTGTTGACCGCGTGCAACGCCCCACCGCCCCACCCCCCATCATACCCTACTCCAGCAACAAAGTGCAACAAAAAACACTAACGGGCAAGGCGGCCACCGTTATTGCGAGTGCCAAGCAACTGTTTTCGAAAGTTGCCGCAACGAAAACGCAGACGCAGACCCAAAACGCggcaaaagcagaagcagacgCAAACGCATCCTGTTGGAATTGGACGCGGAACTGGAAGTGGAACAGCAAGTGGAACGCAGGAATCGGGCCAGGGACGAGCGGTAAGTTGGAAGTGTGGAATGTTATACGGAAGTAAGGGAATGAGTGGGAGTGGAAAAGGGATATTTGCAGGATAAGTCCTATCACTTCCGGCCTTAACTTTAATAGACTGTCTTAAAAGCTGTTCTTAACAgttttatttcttcttaacTGTCTTTAAGATCTTAATTCGTCTCtctataatattaaattatatatttttaattctttaaaagtATAGAATAATTAGATTTCATCTGATAGGACATTTCCAAGGATATTAGTACCAAGAAGcaataattgtttattttattttcatcttTTAATCCTTGCATAATGTTTCAGTCTTCACttccttttcccatttttaacaattcttcaacattaaaaattttaaaaagatttcGTTTGGAGTCTAGAAAAATTTCTTCTATATTTAACCTATATTAAAacattcttaataaataagatcaattgaaatattataaatagcTAGAAGAAAAGCGTTAAATTGTAGAAGAATTCGTAACTtccttttcaaaaatttaataattattttactttataattttaaaagatttccTCTTTCTATATCTAAGCTATATTTAAACtttcttaacaaaaaatatttattgaatatttaatatagcTAAGACAGAAGGAAGAGACTAGAAGAAaagctttacattttattttacttattataCTTAACTTGGTTTATTTAAAGGAAGAATTCTCTATGTTAAGTATAAAATTTACACTAAAAtcaaatcttaaaattgcaaGGTAGCAAGGAAGTGGAATTCTTTTAGTTTACAAGCAGATTCACTGATTCTTCAGACTTTCCTCACTCTCTCTTTCCATGGCAGCCTAggctgctgctactgcctTGGACAATGTCTTAGGCCTTCTAATTGGTCAACTAAGAGCATTCATGTTTGTCTGGGCCCAAGATGACCCACTTCACTTATGGGGAAACCTATTAACACTTTTCACCTCTCACCCCATCCCCAGTCGCCACccaatttaaaagtaaagtgAGTTGTCATTAAACAGATTCTTTTCTTTCTTGACTTGTCAGAGCTTCCcgtttcttttcatttttttacttctatttttttttactttcttCTGCTTTTTGACAGTGGACAGTGGGTGGGGAAAGAGTTGGAAAGAGCGGTACGGATAAAGTCAATCAATCATCATTGAGCTGACTGAGAAATTGCTAATAAATTGCAATTAGCGGGAAACACTTTCAGAGCTGGTAACCATATAATAgtagtaataataatagtaataataatagataTGTACCATATAATGGTcacagaagaaaataaaagcgaAAAGCACTTTCTTCGCTGTTTGCATTATCGTTCTTCTCTTCCGTTTCTTCTGACGCCCACAACAATGACAGCAcactattatttattgttaataaaataGTCAAGATCATTGTAGACATTATCTATTTTACTTATACATTTTctgtttaaatttgatttgtttattaGCTTAAAAAGCTTATTCTCAGGTTTCAGTAACTAATTGCTAATTACTTggtatttttagattttaaaatctaaaaaaaataggtaatactttttaagttaaacattatttaaatatttttatgaaccGCATAtaccttaaattaaataatttaattttaatcaattcatttattttattccccaataataatgataaaccAATTAATTATATACAGTAAACAACTCGACAACTATAAAAAACGACAGCAAGATGCAACATcagcggcaacagcaacagcaacagcagcagcagcaacaacaacaacaactgcggCCACATcagcagctgcaacagcaacaacaaatacaacacAAGCTGGTGCGCTGCAGAAATCTACGAAGAAATGTAGAAATCGGTGCTAAGAAGATTTGGCTGCCGCTTATCATTTTCCTTTCACTGCAGGTGAGTTGAGACgatgcaaataattaaaatcaatttaagcCAAAAGCCGCAGACACAACAGCAGCTTATAAATAGATAATTCCCATTAGCGGCAGCCGGCTTAAGCTTCCTTTCCTCCTCGCTCTCTCCCCCTCTGTCTGCCAGTCTGCAGCAAGTgcacgagtgtgtgtgtgtgtgttgttgttgcaagtGAAAGAGCGGAATGAAATGGAATGGCTTGGAGTGGAATGGAATGGGACGGGATGGGACGTGTAATTGGCATGGCCTCATTTCGCGCATCAATtgccgagtgtgtgtgtgagtgttacATGGGCTCGTTTTAGTTCCTGGAAGCATGGAATATCGTAGGCTAGCAGTGGAGAATTCTGTAAATGCTGTAAATGCTTATTAATGGAAAGGATACacaatgtaaacaaaaacataaaaaaaatgaacaaatttaTACAGAATTTCATTTACTAAATGTAAATCATCATAAATCTAAAAGGGATTATTAatcaaacaattaaaaactaattaatataaaatacagtgttatttattatacagatctgttttctatatttcaaataaatttcgatttttgtttAGATTAGGTAACCACAAGTTAGTTTCTTGGCCATATGCCTAGGTGGAGTTGCATTCAAATTCCATGTGCATCTACATTTTCCCCACTTTTTGGCCATCTTCAAAGCCATCTCCGCATCCGCAGCACATTCCTTTCTCTTTTTCGCCTTTTGGCacatattaaaattccatCCATGTGCatccatttttttgttttgttttccttgGCCAGTTTTTGCCTAGGTAATATGAgatgggcagcagcagcagcagcagcagcagcagcagcagcagcagcagcagcagcagcacagcgCTCGTGACGTTAGAAAGTTATTTTTCGTCTTCTTCTATGGGCCATTCTGGGGCGATGACACAATTTAAGCCTGGccaaaatataacaaaaaaataaaacaaaaaaaacagaggCTGCAAAATGCCAAAAGCAATGTTGCCATTTCTTTAACGAGCGGGAGCATGTGGCAAGCTTCCTTTTCGCTTTCATCTTGGGTCGCATCGCATCGCCTGGCGTTCACCTTTGACCTCTTCAGTCTCCTCCACTCTGGAGTCTCTCTTGGCCTTCCTCCCCGATCCACACGGTCCTCGATTTTCGGCCAAGTGGCTGCCAAATTCCGATTCTCTGCTAATGTTTCACTTTCTCCCGATTTGGTGCGCTTGCCAGTCAGACAGCATCTTccaaaaactaaagaaaagaCCCGAGAAAAGAGCCTAGCACATTGGTCGAGGTCAAGATTGGCAATAACAGCCGGCTTCAACATAAAAATGCACcggaaaaatgcaaatatacTAAGATAAAATACATTGGTATCTTGTAAATTATAGATTtacagatacaagatacaaatgtatctttcttagtattttattttagaacttaaattttttttattatatagttAATGCAAATTACCAGATTCTCCAAGACTGATAACGatagatttttttaagcttatgGAAATTAACTCTGCACTCTTCCTTGAAgagaattaattattttcctttatttttactttttatttaattttttctttgtgtgcATTTGTCTTGGCTTTCATCGTCTACAGTCTAGTCTTCCCCATTCCAGTCTTCAGTCTTTAGTTGCAATCATTAGTCTTTTCCATTGGGGATTACAACGGCTCTGCTCCACGAAGGCGGCGGGGAACGGTGGCTAGGAACGGGGAAACGGGAAACATGATTTTCATAGTGGCTAGAAAAAGACGAACGAACAGTGGAAAGAAACGGGAAACGGGGTAGTggaacccccccccccctggaTGATGATTGGCAAACAGTGAAGCGTACACACTTGGCACACATTTCAATTAACGCTGTTCTCCGGGAATCAGAGATGCTTAATTTGCAGTTAAAAAATTGCACTGAAGAAAGACATAGGTCTGGTATGAAATGGAAGTGATAAAATAGAGAAAGaactatataataaaaaagaaacaataCAATAAAATTAGAGCCAAGTAGGTGAAAATTATAAAGGTTTATAaaggaaatttttataaattgatgTTTAATAGAGTGttagatttttgattttgcgAATTAGAAtacaatttacatttttacccAAAATATTACTGAACTcaaaaatgattattattactttttttttttttaatattgatgTATTGATGtagatattttgttttaatattcatgagtactataaatatataatatataaattaataaattcaataaaccCAATTAAATGGAGAATTAATGCTTATGACactactttattattatttttttcggtttgttATGCATCTTGATATTAATCATTTacgaaaagtatttaaatatttaacatagaCATTTTCAAAACTTGAAACCTTTAGTATTATGCTGAGGTATTATAACTCCCTGATTTTAGTATCACATTTTTCGCTCTGTGTGCTTGAGGAAATTGCATGAATTGTAGCAACCAGAAGTGCCTGATGtgaacatatgtacatatatatatatctatatttatatatatataactttttttgTTAGTGTTTTGGTATTCATGGCTCGCTTCTGCAGTTGCTCCAAATCACGTTTCCGCGTGCAAATTTGATTTTAGAATTTTCTAgtggcctttttttttgtaacagtgggtttggttttttttttttttttggttcgtGGGCAGCTTGTTTGGCAATTGccattttgttgttatttttgttttctttagcATTTTGTCAGTTTGCCATTTTTTAGCATTTACCATTTGCCTTTTTGTCGTCAATTGTCTGCCGCGCTTGCCACATCACTTTCTACCAAACAGGATTGGTTCAGGATGCCGCCGTTGTCGTTGCGACATCCCAAGCTCCATCCAGCTCCCAGCTATGCTCGGTTACTTGGGCCACACTCGGATGCTCAGCTTTTCGCAGGTTTCTCAGTTTTCTCAGCTTCCCAGTTGGCGGAGAAAGTTGTTTTTGGCGGAGCGGCACAGATTTGGAGGCTGCATCTCGCCATCTTCGCTGGGCATCTTCATCATGGGTATGGGTATGGGTATCTTGGCCATGGCCATCATCGTTCACCTGTcccacctgctgctgctgctgctgctgctgctgctgcttactGCCCCCTTTACCGCCCATTCATGCATTCGTCTAATTGCCTTGATAGCTTGGCAACTTGGCAACTTGGTAACTGAATCAGTGCATCGCCGGCGACAAGTACATGGAAAAAGCCATCGCTTCGGATCAAGATGTTCCTGAATGGCCTGGTAAAATGAAGACCAGCTCAAGTGAAGGACGCGAAAAAGAAAGTAATGTAGAAATTAATTAGGTTTATAAGCTTGCGCACAGTGTCCATATCTCCAAGGATATGTCCACTAGAAAGTGCAGTgaaaaaaaggcaaataagaataaataggAATTTGATGATAAGCTATTTATTGAGAAGAATTGGTCTGGAAAGAATTGCCATcgttttaataaatttgttcttctttattttttaagtaaaaattaatagtAAAATATAGATAGAAGAATTTGAGTTAAGTAATTGAAAGCGGAGAATTGCCTGACCTGCGCTTCTTTCCACCAATTCTACAGGGTATTTTCTGGAGAATGCCTGAACCTCGGACTATTATCGGGTCCAAACACAACTACATCGTCAGATAATCGTTCCGGCAATTCCGTCTCGATGTCGATCGCGATCTCAatctgggactgggactgggtctCCGGTCTCCGGTCTGCAGTCTTCTGTATTCAGTCTTCAGCTTCCACTTACCAGTTTCCAGTCTCAAATCGCCCGTCTCCAAAGCCTCTTCCAGTCTGGGAgtctggtctggtctggttCTAGCCTTGACATTGCCTTTTAAGGCAGGCGGATCTGCCTGGCAATTGGGTCGCCGCCTCACATGTGCCACATGTGGCATGCGGGGCACtaaaaaaaagcgaaattgTTGCAAGTTTTCCgctcgttttattttttttcttgcatttctttttaaagttttctttttttgcttgCCTGCTTGGTGCTTTTTATACGCCTTATGCAATTGAGTTGCATGCCGCATCCGCCTTGCAACCTCCAttccaaacacacacacacacacacttgacATTCTCCGGGCTATTTTCCATCTTAAATCATGGCATTTTCTTCTCGCTTTTCCTCTTCTGTCCCGGAATTGGGGCCACAGATCGCCCTCGTCTGCGCGGACGATGTGGAGGTGGTGAAGGCCATTGCCGGCGGACCCGATGATGATCTGACCATTGCCCTGGGCGACCATGAGAATGAGCTGGACCAGATGGCTCAGGAgtcggagcaggagcagcagcagcaacaacagcaacagcagcagcagcaacaacaacagcagcaacaggtccagcaacagcaacagttgCCGCCGCACCAGATCCAAATGCAGTTGCCTCAATCGGTGCCCAAGGTGCAGGTCCACTACCAGCACAACATGCCCCAGCCACCACCGGGCGTTGGCCTCACCCTGCGCAGTAAGTACAGGGATATACTCCTCGAAGGATATAATCCTCGACGGGATATGCTCCTCGAGAGATATACTCTTCGAAAGGAATATACTCCTCTAAGGGATATACTCCTTCAAGGGATATATACTTCTCCAAGGGATATAATTCTCCAAGGGATATACTCCTCCAAGGGATAAACTCCCTGAAGGAATATACTCCTCCTCCGATTCCTTCCTCccaaacaattaatttaatgtattGTTCCCGCTTTCTCCCCCTTCGATTTCCTAGGCAACCACCAGAACATACCCCTGAGCTTCGGCCAGCCCTTTGgaccaccgccgccaccagGTGCCCAATTCTACAAGggaccaccgccgccgccgctccaGCAACGTccacagccgccgccgccgcaggtTCAGATCCAAGTGCAGCCACAGCAGACCCAGGGCCAGGTGCAGGTCCAGAGCCAGgggatgcagcagcagcaacagcagatcCAGGTGCCGCAGTCTGACCTCAGTGTGGGTGGCTCCAGCCAGAATGAGATCTGGGCGGCGCCCGTTCAGGACATGCCCAAGATCGTCTCGCTGGACGTCAAGTGCGAGAAGAACGGCATGAAGGTGTTCGTGCAGTTCGACAAGCCCTTCAATGGGATCGTCTTCTCCAAGGGCCACTACAGCAACATGAACTGCGTCCACCTGCCCTCCGGTTTGGGTCGCAGCTCCGCCAGCTTTGACATTGGCCTGCACGAATGCGGCACCGCCGGCAATACGGATAACTACAACCAGGGCTATGGTCATGATACGGCGGGCAGCACAGGAGCTGGAACCTACTTCGAAAACATCATTGTTATCCAGTATGATCCCCAGGTGCAGGAGGTGTGGGATCAGGCGAGGAAGCTGCGCTGCACGTGGCATGATCAGTACGAGAAGAGTGTGACCTTTAGGCCGTTCCCCGTGGATATGCTGGATGTGGTGAGGGCGGATTTCGCGGGCGACAATGTCGGTTGCTGGATGCAAATCCAGGTGGGCAAGGGACCGTGGGCTTCCGAGGTCTCTGGCCTGGTGAAGATTGGCCAGACGATGACCATGGTGCTGGCCATCAAGGATGATGACTCCAAGTTCGATATGCTGGTGAGGAATTGTGTGGCGCATGATGGCAAGCGGGCGCCCATCCAGCTGGTAGATCAACGCGGCTGTGTGACCCGGCCCAAGCTCATGTCTCGTTTTACCAAGATCAAGAACTTTGGGGCCTCCGCCTCGGTGCTGTCGTACGCCCACTTCCAGGCCTTCAAGTTCCCCGACTCGATGGAGGTGCATTTCCAGTGCACCATTCAGATCTGTCGCTACCACTGCCCGGAGCAGTGCTCGGCGGACTCGAATCTGGTTCAGGATGTCCATCACCTGCAGGTGGGCCCGGAGTCGCAGTATGGACCGCCGCCGCCTCAGCTCCATGTGGATGCATACCATGTGGCCGCCGGTGGTTCGATTGGCAAGCGGCGGGATGAGCGGCGAGTTCAGCGACGGGCCAGATCGGTGGAGCCGCAGGTGGGCCTCAATAGGATCATCAAGGTGGTGTCATCCGGGGATCTGACCTTTGCCATCGacgagcagcagccgcagggCATGACGAATGGCAGTAGCTCCTCATCCACATCGAGTCCTCAGACTTTGGTATTTCCCGTGCGCGAGGAGGGTCTCATTTGCATGACCACGCCGGGCTTTGCCATCACGCTGATTGTGCTGCTGGGCATCCTGGTCACTTCCTGCCTCACCTCCGCCGTCCTATATGTCCGTCTGCGTCCGTTCTCGTCCTTTGCCGCCGCCAGGAGCGCCAAGGAGCGGGCCGTTGCCTTCACGAATCCGCAGCTGTCTCCGCTGCCGGTCATCCAGCATCCGGCGGATGTCCAGGGAACGCTCTCCAAGAAGCGGGCGATGTCGTGAGCATAATGAACTGCCCCCTGACTGGTGACTGGAGCTAAAGCCGGCTAGGGGTTGGTGTGCGTAaaggtgtgtgtgcgtgtggggGTAGCTAAAGCGGgttaaatgattttttcaatttaaatttggattttttatttggatattaaaattaaattaaattttctaaagaTTTTTGCTTATAATTCTTAATAttcttaatttcaaaaaattaatagaatatgaacaaaaaaaaaaaaagataataatGCATCCTTTTTAATGCCAAAAAAAGCTTGGCTTAAACttataaaccttttttttaacaaaaatgtttattttcctTGAAAGAGCAAATATTCCGATTTAGTTACTCGCTACTAGTTACTCGCCACTAGTTATTCGCTAACACCGCCTGACCACTTCCGCTTCCGGTTGTACTCTAGGTACAGTTGTGTCTGCGTCTGCGGCTCTTAAATTTGTAGCGTACGCTTCGTTAGTATAATTTttcatacaaattatttaacattaacTCAAGTCGTTAACTGGGTTCTCCCCACTTACCCTCTCTGTCTTCCGGATTTCCTTCTTTCCTCTCCCCCCTGTCCCTCTTCTGATTTCTCCTCTCTCCGGTGGCAGTCGTTAATcgattatttttgttttagtttaagTCTTAGGTTCTATTTATTCTTGCAAACGGTGCTAAGCCATGATCAAAGCCCATGACCATCATCATCCCTCATACCATaccacatatacatatatgtccCCGTCACTTGTAGCTTTCTTCTTGTAGCAATTTGAGCCGATATATTCCATTACTTAGAGTATTTCTCGTAAGACTCTCTCTTAAGACTTTGTAGacacacaaatacacacacactgacactTATTTAAcacccaaaacacacacacacacacacaacatacACTTGAATTAGTcactaaatattttaagcgCTTTAAGCCGTAGACTAagccgaatccgaatccgaatccgactcagaatcagaatctgtctctgtctctgtcagCCATTTTCCCCTAGCACCTTTGGATCTACTTAATAACAGTTAGTACGCCTTGTAGTccacttatttatttccataatgaattatatatatacgcaTACATACCcgcacatacatatacaccgccttatatataataaaataaataatatatcttcgattttttttgtgtacttTTGTAAGCCGAGCCAAGCGAATGAGCGAGAAGAGAAGAGAgtgtttaataaattgtttacaatCCCTCAAAAAGGTCTTTTGATGACGTTTTTTAGcattatttaaaagtaaaaatcataaaagtaaaaaatatttgtttttgtgggCAAGAACAAGCTCAAATCTAgacattttcagtacaaatCCAGTAATTCTGGGATTTCATATAACAGGCGATCAGAAAACAGCAGAAGGTGCAATTTGATTTCGTGAAAACGATTATTTTCACTTAAATTACGGTTTAACATTTCACTCAGATGAGTGTTTAGCGCATCGTTAAAGTAGTGCCTGAAAGTATGCCAATATCAGACACCGATTATTTAGTTAGTACAGCTGGAAAGTATGCAATTGAGGCGCTTTCAGAAGGCCTATTACCTCTACAACTAGGAAAACCCAGAACATAACCCACTCTTAGTAAcatttccttttaaataaaGACACTCCTGATATTAATTTTCAACTTAACTAGTTTTATTTGTCAATTTGTCAGTTACAAAATTGGaacttaaattttaacaatCATGCAAAGCGATtgcatttcgttttttttttgtttgttttttcgaTTTAATGATGGAAATGATAATGCGAATTGGCTAAATGATGGTGTAAGCGGTAgaatttaactaaattttgtCCCCCAAAAATGTAAGTTGCGATGCCAAAGAACACAATAAtacacaataataatattaataataataatagacacacaaaaaaaaaaaacaaaacaaaacaagttactacaattattaaatttcttgcAAAATTTCCATACCGCTCCAACTTACAGCTAATATCGTATAGGTATTCCATATATATAATGTGTAAGTgtagtatatataaatataaataaataagttccCTTAGACCTAGCGCGGATGCGTTCTACACTTGGCATCCAATCTCTCCTTAACCTTGAGCACCGTGTCAGGAGTTTCTCAATCTCTCTGTCTTTGTGAGTGTGTTGTGTGTCTTGTTCTTGCtttaatttatacttttagctgaatttttttaagaaatttcaaTGAATTTTTAACGACTAAATGcacccaataaaaaaaaaaaaaattacgtggAACGTTCAGCACCAAAAACGAATCTTAAACGAAGCCGAAGCAGTTCGAGTATTGCATTGCTGCCCGATCTCTGAACAAACAACCCGgggaaaaaaacaataatcatATTAATTAGATAATAAGCGGGGACAACGCTTTCGATTTCGACTCTGGTCCGACTCTGGTGATTCCCATTCCTCTTtatcctccacctcctccttaTCCTCCACCTCCTGATTCACTGTACCGTGTCGAGTCCGGGAGTCGGCTGTTGTCTcacttgttgctgctgctgctgttgttgctgctgctgctgctgctgctgctgctgctgttgcatgtGCCTCAAGCGAAAGAGACGCAGGGTCATCCAGGAGGCCAGTGTCCCGGGCACCGGCATCGGTGTCTGCTTGTCCAGCGCCTCCTTTTGCAGCTGGTAGCGATAGAGCAGGgacccagccaccaaggcagaGACAATTGTCGCTGAAATCACGACGATGAACAGAATGCTAAAGCCGGGCACCGGCATACAGATGCCGTAGACAACCTCCTCGCTAATCTTGCCCTGGAAGACGGTGACTGCCTCCTGTTTGGAGTCCGGCGAGAAAGCCAGGTCCGCCTCGGAGATGACATCGTACAAGCCGCTTACACCGACATCGGCACTGCGCACCTTGCGATCGGATATGACCAGAgaacggcggcggcgacgaTGACTACTCTCCTCCTTGGGCTGACCCTCGCCTTGATCCTTATGTTCCTTGTCTTGATCCCGCTCccgctccttctcctcctcctcctcctccctgtCCAGGTCAATGTGATCTTCGCGCGGCTTCTTAAGTGCCTCCGCCTGTGGCCTGTAAACGGGACGCGGCACTTCCTCATCTTCCTGATGGTTACGTGTGGGATCCAGGGAGCGTGGTCCTGCCATGGGCACACCCATGCGCTTCTGGGCCTCCAGCTGCCGGGGTCCGTGCGGGAATTTGCCGCTCTTCTTCAGGCCCAAGTAACGTTCGCCTCCGTCGCCGCCCTCCATGTCCAGATCGGCCAGATCCTCATCACCAAAGAGATCGGACAGATCGGCCTCCTCCTGTTCCTCGTGCACGGGACGCGGCTGTAGATTGCCGCCATTGTTCTTGCTCTCATGGCCTCCATaatctccgccgccgccgcccaaaGTCTGCTTGTGATCGTGGATAATGTCCTCGTAGAAGATGTCGTGGTCCAGacccatgcccatgcccaggccatggccatggccatggccccccggtggtggcggcggcaagGCCAGATCCCTCAAGAGatcgttgttgctgctgctacccATCGCATCCGACATGTGAACATCCTTGCGCTCGTTGGCATTCGTCAGGCCGAGTCCCAATCCCAGAGCCTCTCCGGAACcaatgccgccgccgccggcacCCGTGTTCTGGCAGTGATCAAGGCAGCCATGACGGCAGATCTCCACCTTGCATTTGATGTGCACACTGAGGGCATCGGGGAACTTGAAGGCGTGGAAGAAGGCGTACGTGATGACGGTGGCGCGCTCGTCGGGAGCACGGGCCTTCAGGAAGCGGGAGATCATCTTGGGGCGCAGCACGCAGCCGAACTCATCCGAGAGGTTGATGACATGGCCAGAGCCATCGGAGGCCACGCAAGACTTTACACGCATATCGAATTCTCCTGGAAAagagatatatattatatatatattaggtattatattttgatttaattatagtttatgaatatttaaagtgtagttcatgaatattattttatggaTATTTATTTGGGATTACATGTCGTATGAGTAATTTTTTACGGAAgcttaatagtttttaaaaccTTGAAAGAATAAATGATTATTTCCCCTAAAATACTacgaaaattatttataattaaacagattttccattaaaattctaattaattaaaaaattaaaattaaaatatttaaaattcagtaATAAACCCACCTCTATAGTCATTGATGGCCACCACCAAGGTCAGCGTGGAGCCAAGCGGTACAATTCCACTGACGGGCGGCGCCCAGGGACCTTTGCCATGCTGGATCTCCATCCAGCAGTCAACGTTGTCGCCTGCAAatcatttataattaaaaattatatatatatatcgttttttattctttgtaaataatatttaccgCGAAAATCTAGCTGAATGACATCGAGATCGGCAATAACCATCGGTGGTTTGGAGGCAGTCTTCTCATAGTCATTGAACCACTCGCAACGCAATCGTTTCGCCTCATCCCAGACCTCCAGCAGATCCTTGTCATATTGCACCACCACCTAAAGGATAAACAAAggta
It encodes:
- the dy gene encoding uncharacterized protein dy; its protein translation is MAFSSRFSSSVPELGPQIALVCADDVEVVKAIAGGPDDDLTIALGDHENELDQMAQESEQEQQQQQQQQQQQQQQQQQQVQQQQQLPPHQIQMQLPQSVPKVQVHYQHNMPQPPPGVGLTLRSNHQNIPLSFGQPFGPPPPPGAQFYKGPPPPPLQQRPQPPPPQVQIQVQPQQTQGQVQVQSQGMQQQQQQIQVPQSDLSVGGSSQNEIWAAPVQDMPKIVSLDVKCEKNGMKVFVQFDKPFNGIVFSKGHYSNMNCVHLPSGLGRSSASFDIGLHECGTAGNTDNYNQGYGHDTAGSTGAGTYFENIIVIQYDPQVQEVWDQARKLRCTWHDQYEKSVTFRPFPVDMLDVVRADFAGDNVGCWMQIQVGKGPWASEVSGLVKIGQTMTMVLAIKDDDSKFDMLVRNCVAHDGKRAPIQLVDQRGCVTRPKLMSRFTKIKNFGASASVLSYAHFQAFKFPDSMEVHFQCTIQICRYHCPEQCSADSNLVQDVHHLQVGPESQYGPPPPQLHVDAYHVAAGGSIGKRRDERRVQRRARSVEPQVGLNRIIKVVSSGDLTFAIDEQQPQGMTNGSSSSSTSSPQTLVFPVREEGLICMTTPGFAITLIVLLGILVTSCLTSAVLYVRLRPFSSFAAARSAKERAVAFTNPQLSPLPVIQHPADVQGTLSKKRAMS
- the m gene encoding uncharacterized protein m, translated to MWSPQKGPTRLWDLRLSSCIFILHLMFSLVIAGNELWPMDRPDGMPNIVSLEVMCGKDHMDVHLTFSHPFEGIVSSKGQHSDPRCVYVPPSTGKTFFSFRISYSRCGTKPDLNGQFYENTVVVQYDKDLLEVWDEAKRLRCEWFNDYEKTASKPPMVIADLDVIQLDFRGDNVDCWMEIQHGKGPWAPPVSGIVPLGSTLTLVVAINDYRGEFDMRVKSCVASDGSGHVINLSDEFGCVLRPKMISRFLKARAPDERATVITYAFFHAFKFPDALSVHIKCKVEICRHGCLDHCQNTGAGGGGIGSGEALGLGLGLTNANERKDVHMSDAMGSSSNNDLLRDLALPPPPPGGHGHGHGLGMGMGLDHDIFYEDIIHDHKQTLGGGGGDYGGHESKNNGGNLQPRPVHEEQEEADLSDLFGDEDLADLDMEGGDGGERYLGLKKSGKFPHGPRQLEAQKRMGVPMAGPRSLDPTRNHQEDEEVPRPVYRPQAEALKKPREDHIDLDREEEEEEKERERDQDKEHKDQGEGQPKEESSHRRRRRSLVISDRKVRSADVGVSGLYDVISEADLAFSPDSKQEAVTVFQGKISEEVVYGICMPVPGFSILFIVVISATIVSALVAGSLLYRYQLQKEALDKQTPMPVPGTLASWMTLRLFRLRHMQQQQQQQQQQQQQQQQQQQVRQQPTPGLDTVQ